CGATGGCTTTGGCGGAGGGGTAGTACATCGAATTATCTGTGGTCAGGCCGCGTGGATTGACCGGCAAAGGGGCGGCCTGGACGGGCGTGCCAATGGCAAGCTGCTGCAGGTAACGTTGGCTAAAGTCAATATGGTAATACGCCATAACCGCTTCAAAGCGCGGATCGCCACGGGTATAGTGGAAAGCATCAGGGACAGGCTCTGCAGGAGGGGTGTAGGCGGCATCGGCCACATTGGGTAGGTTACCCGTAATGCGCACATACGGACCTTCCAGCCGGTAGAGCCCATCTTGGCCTTGGGTGATTTCAAGCAGTGAAACGGCGCGGCGCTCGGCATTCAACTCAGGCGTGTCGGCGTCACTGTTGTCGGCATAGGCTCCACCATAAGGCATGCCGGCTGTAGCCAATGGATCGGGGTCGAACACATGCCCTTCACCTGTAACCAGGCCCACAGGTAAAGGAAAAGCAGGGCTTGGCGACACCACAGACTTGGGAGGCTGCACATGGGTGGCTTGGTTCCAAACGGCTACTAGCCCACCGCTATGGGCATCGACAAAAACAGCCCATTCTTCGGGCTGGTCTTGAGGCCAGAGTACGAAATGCCAAACCAGGCGTGGGGGCAGCTCAGGCCAAACCATAAGCATAGGATCACTCGCAGGGGCTTCAGGCTGCTTGAGCTCGTGGCGTGCGCTGGCCAGTGCTGCCGAAGCCGAAAGCCGAGGTAAGGAATCCAAGCGATGGGCCCAAGCTTCCAGGCGAGGGTCGTAACCGTTCAGCACCAGCGTAGGCCGACCTTCCCGGTTGAGATTGAGCTGCACATATCGTCCCCAGATGGGCACGCCGTTTAAGGTTTGCTGAAAGCGCACGTGCGCCGCCTGAGGCGTAGCGCGTAACCATTGCAGCTGGAGCGTGCGGTCCGGCGCACGCCATCCAAAACGCACGGCTTCTTGACGCAGGAACGCGCGTGCAGTGGCTTCCACACTGCCTTGCCAAGCTACCGGCGAGGGGAGGCGGTACGTGGCCTGCTGCTGTCCTGTGAGCGGGTGCACGCGGCCCTGAGGTACCGGTCGGGTCGGCGAGGCAAGCAGCGTATCGGGGAGCGTCTGCACGCGGCGCGGCTGCGCATAGGCTGCCAGGCTTACCGCGAGCATCAGCAGTCCTAAGCTCAGCCTCTTTCCAATGCGCCTGGTCATAGCATGACCAGTGAATGGTGGGACCTTAGCTAAAGTACAAAAAAAGCCGTCTAAGGCTTAGACGGCTCTAGAGCAAGCGCACTGCGCTTTAGGCAAAGCGGGCAACAGCCTGGCGTAGTTCTTCGACGCGATCGAGCGCCTCCCAGGGGAATTCCTCGCGGCCAAAGTGGCCATACGCTGCAGTGGCGCGATAACGCGGGCGCAATAGATCCAGATTCCGGATGATCGAAGCAGGGCGAAGATCGAAGACCTCTTTTACTACCTCTACCAGCACAGCATCGGGCACAACACCAGTACCAAAGGTATTTACGTCGATCGAAACCGGATCCGCTAACCCAATCGCATAGGCAATCTGCACTTCCACTTCATCGGCCAAGCCTGCGCCCACAATGTTCTTGGCCACATGACGGGCAGCGTATGCACCAGAACGATCCACCTTGGAAGGATCCTTACCGCTAAAGGCGCCGCCCCCATGCGCCCCTTTACCCCCATAGGTGTCGACAATGATCTTACGACCGGTCAGGCCTGTATCCCCATGAGGCCCACCAATAACAAACCGCCCCGTGGGGTTTACATGCAAAATAAGCCGCTCGTCGACCAGCTCCGGCGGTAGCACCCGTGGGAGCAAAATTTCTCGGATGTCTTCTTTAATGCGTTCTTGTGCAACTTCTTCACTGTGCTGCGTCGAAACCACCACTGTGTGGATGCGCCGGGGTGTGCGGCGGTCGTCTTCGTACTCCACAGTCACTTGACTTTTGGCATCCGGACGTAGGTAAGGCATCAGGTGCGGCTCATGTTTGCGAATGTGGGCCAACTCCCGCACCAGTTTATGCGCCAAAATGATGGGCAACGGCATCAGCTCTGGCGTCTCGCGGCAAGCGTAGCCAAACATCATGCCCTGATCCCCTGCTCCCTGTTCACCACTTGGCGCCCCATCAACCCCACGGCGGATATCTGGACTTTGCTCATGAATGCTTGAAAGCACACCACAGCTATCGGCATCAAAGCGCAGGCGGGGATCTGTATAGCCAATATCCCGGATGACCTCACGCACGACCTGTTGCACATCGACATGCGCTCGCGTGTAGACTTCACCCGAAAGAACTACCAGTCCGGTAGTGACCAGCGTCTCGACCGCCACCCGGCTGTTGGGATCCTGCGCCAACATAGCGTCCAGGATCGCATCCGAAATCTGATCGGCAATCTTGTCCGGGTGTCCTTCGGAGACCGATTCAGAAGTAAACAAGTAGGCCATTCGTCCTTTGGTCTTTTGCGTTGCGCTAAGGGGTGAAAGCGAGCCGTTAACGCCCTGGCTGCTGCAGGGTTCAACGCTTTTTGTGCTGAAGGCTTCCATGGAACTCCCTCCAGCCTTGCACGTTGGCCGCTGCCGTCTACAGCGCCACGTTGCCCTAAACGTTTTGGTGTTGTATTTTGAGGCGATTTGCGTTAGCCATCCCCTGCCAACGGGCTCTGGCTCGTTTTGGATGTAGCTTTACTAACCAAGGAGGCATCGCACTATGGCAAACGATATCGAAGCGAAAGTGAAAGCCATCATTGTCGAAAAGCTGGGCGTCGACGAAGCGGACATTACGCCAGAAGCTTCATTTACGAACGACTTAGGGGCCGACTCGCTCGACACCGTTGAACTGATCATGGAGTTTGAAAAAGAGTTTGATATTACCATCCCCGACGAAGAAGCAGAGAAAATTGTGACCGTGGGTGACGCCATCAAGTACCTCAAAGAAAAGATTGGTGCCTAAAACAAACTTACCTTGGGCCCGGCTGATTGCTGAAGTACATGCCGGGCTTTTTTGTGTTTTTTGATTTGTGTTTTTTGATTTGTGTTTTTTGAGAAACGTCTATGCGACATCCACGGCGCGTTGTCGTCACCGGAATGGGCGCGCTTACGCCAATTGGCCTAAGCGTTCCCGAGTTTTGGGAAAACCTGCTGCGTGGTACAAGTGGCGCAGCACCCATTACCCGCTTTGACCCTACACCATTTGACACGCATTTCGCCTGCGAGCTCAAGGGCTTTGATCCACTCAACTATATGGACCGTAAGACGGCGCGACGGTTAGATCCCTTCGCGCAGTATGCCCTGGTGGCTGCCGACGAAGCGCTGCGCGATGCAGGGTTAGACCCGGCAGTGCTTTCGCCTGCGGAAAAGGCCCGCATTGGCGTTGTTTTTGGCAGCGGCATTGGCGGCATGCACGTCTTTCAGGAACAGACCACGGGCTACCTTCGCCAAGGCGTCCGGTCCATCTCACCGCTTTTCATCCCCATGCTCATTCCCGACATTTCAGCTGGGCACTTGTCGATTCGTTACGGATTTCGTGGTCCAAACTACGCCGTTGTCTCGGCTTGCGCTACAGCCAATCACAACATCGGTGATGCCTTTCTCCTGATTCAGCGTGGCCTGGCCGACGTAGTGCTTTGCGGCGGTAGCGAAGCGCCCATTACCGAAATGGCCTTAGGCGGTTTCAATGCCATGAAGGCCCTTTCCACGCGTAACGACGATCCAGCACGCGCCAGTCGACCGTTCGACGCAACCCGCGACGGCTTCGTGATGGGCGAAGGAGCCGGAGCCCTGGTGCTCGAAGCACTCGAACATGCCCAGCGCCGCGGTGCACGCATCTACGCCGAAGTGCTTGGCATCGGCATGTCGGCCGATGCCTATCATATTACCGCGCCCGATCCCGAGGGCGAAGGAGCTGCTTTGGCCCTTCAGGCACTGCTCGCCGACGCCAACCTCCAAGCTGAAGATGTTGACTACATCAATATGCACGGCACGTCCACCCCACTGGGCGACGTGGCAGAAACCAAAGCGATCAAGCGCGTCTTTGGCGAGCATGCCTATCGCATGAATTTTTCATCCACCAAAAGCATGACCGGACATCTGCTCGGGGCCGCAGGTGCAGTTGAAGCTATCGCTACCATTTTGGCGCTGGTGCATCAGACGATCCCGCCCACGATCAATTTTGAACAGCCAGATCCGGAATGCGACCTAAACTACACGTTTAATGCGCCGCAAAAGCGCTCGGTGCGCGTGGCCATCAGCAATGCGTTTGGATTTGGAGGCCACAACACCGCTGTGGCCTTTGCCCGATTCGAAGCCTAAGAAAAGCTATCGAAAAACGATTTCTTGGATCAGCGGCTTGCCCAGCGCTTCGTTGAGCCGCAGCCGCCACTGCTCGCGCTGCAGATGCAACGTGTGCCGCCAAGCTGCTGAGGTCAGCTTGACGTAAAGTGTACCGTCGCGTACCCAAACCGCGTCGGTGACGCGATTAATTTGGGGGCCTGCTAGGGCAGCCCAGGTCTCTACCACCTGAGCTGCTTCGATACGCGACTTTAAGCCCAGCCGCTCGATAACTTCCTTGAGTACAGCGCCTAGCGGTCGCGGATTCATAGAAATGGAAAGAAGTTTGCAATAAGGTAGGCACGCTGCGACGTTTTTGTCCAGCTGGGTTTCTCCAAAAACCTTAACGTTCCATGAAGTCCTCTAGGCTTTGGTTGCATTATGCGTGCGTTGCCACGCTTTTTTGGGGACTAGCCGGACGGGCGCTAGCGCAGCCGATCGATACGCTACGGCTTTCGCTGCTAGAAGTGCTTCAGCGCGCCCTAGCGGTAAGTCCCGATTTACAGGCCGTTGCCGCACGAGAGGCATTCGCCGAAGCCCGCTATGACCAGGCCCGAGCAAGCCGGTTTTTGACGCAGTTGCGCCTGCAAACGGCACATGCGGTCGCACCGGGCCTCAAGATTCCAGAAGACAATGCCTACCCAACCGATGCCCTGTACTTAAACCCAGAGGTGCGCAACGACTGGGCACATGTACGCCCCTTTAATCAGCTCGAAGTGGAGCTAATTCAGCCGCTTTGGACTTGGGGAGAGCTTAGCGGTCAGATCCGCGCTGCCCGGTATGGTACCGAGGTCGAAACTGCCAGCTTACGGCAAAAAGCCCTGGAAGTGGCAGCCCGTAGCGGCGAACTGTACTACAGCCTACAACTTACAGCAGCCCTGCTTCGCCTAACGCGAGAAACAGGCGAGATCATCGAGCGGGCAAAAGCCGAAATCAACCGACTACTGGAAACTGGCGCTCCTGAGGTGGACGATGCGGACCTATTCCAACTCCGCATTACCGAACAAGAATACTTGCAACGCGTGGTTGAGGCTGAAGAACGCCATCGGCTTGCGCGCTCGGCCTTAGCCCTCCAGCTGCAGTTGCCGGATACGGTTGCCCTGGAAACTACAGAAGTTCTGCTCCCCGTATCGTTCACGCTACAACCGTTAGAAACCTACCTAGCGCTGGCTGAAGCGCATCGGCCGGAAATCCAACAAGCCCAAGCTGGCTTGGCTGCCAGAGAAGCCTTGGTTGACGTAGCCCGCTCAGAGTACTACCCTAAGCTTTTTTTGGGCATCTCCGGGCGCTGGACTTACACGGCTGGACGCTATCGGCAGCCGAATCCATATATCAGCGATCCCTACTTAGGTGAAAGCCTACGCGCCGGCCTTGGACTACGCCTCAGCCTCAACTTTGGCCAAACGCGGGCGCGCGTTGCCCAAGCCCAAGCCCAACGCAACGAGGTAGCCTATCAGTTGGAAGCCGCGCGCCTGCTCGTCCGCTACGAGGTCGAAGAAGCCTATCGCAATGTCCTCATTGCGAAGGCCGCCTTAGAAGCCCGCGACCGTGCCTTGACCATCAGCAAGGAATGGCTCCGCACCGAACAAATCAACTTTGACCTGGATCTGGGTGATACCGAAAACCTGGTCCGGGCCGTTCGGGAAAACTTAGAGCTGCAGGCGCGTTACTACGAAGCTGTCTACAATTATAACCGTGCGGTATTGCGCTTACTACGCGCTATAGGCACCTTGGACGAAAATATTCGCAACGGTACAGTTATTGAGTAAAGCACACACACGCCCAACTGACTACCTAGACCATATGTATAAGCGTTGCATACCCCTTGTGATGAGCATCGGCTTGCTTAGCGGCGTGCTTGGGGTGCACAGTCTTTGGGCCCAATCCACCAGCCCTGAAGCCCAGCGCCTGCAACAGCTGCTCGAAAGCCGCGACCGCCAGGTTAAAGCCTTACTCAATGCTGGACCCCTAACCCCAGAACGGCGCGCCCGCTTGAAAGAGCAAATTAATGGCGTAGTCGACTTCGAAACGATGGGCCGCCTGGCTTTAGGGCCTTTTTGGAAAAACCTGACGCCGGCGCAGCGCCAGGAATTCATTCAGGTCTTTAGCGACATCGTGCGCGAACAGTCCTTAGCAGATCTGGACATCTACCGGGCTCAGGTACGCTACAACCGCATCGAAGTGCGCGGCGACAGTGCGCGGGTGCTGACTACCGTTACCTACAAAGAAACCCCAACCCAGGTCGTTTACCTTTTCACGCGCCGTGATGGCCAGTGGAAAGCCTACGATATCATCATCGACGAAGTGAGTACAGTCGACGGCTACGCCCGCTCCTTCCAAAGCGTGATTCGCAAACGCGGCTTTGAAGCCCTTATGAACAGCCTGCGCAAAAAACAAGCCCAACTCACCCAATCCACTTCTTCATAAGCAAAAATTTGTGACTTTACCTAAAACCCAGGCGGCTTTTCTATCGTTTGCTTGAGGCTTTGCGGGCTTAACACAAAGATAATGTCTCGCTCCCCTAGCGAAGGCTACGTGCTGCACACCTATGGACCCGAACGCTACGTGCAGCACGCGTTGGCATCGGTAGTCACGCTGCGACGGCATGATCCGATCCGTCCTGTGGCGCTTTTCTGCCCGCCTGAACACCAGGCCCTGCTGAAGCACTATGGCTTAGACCAGTGGTTTCAGGTTATTGCCCCCCTTCCGGAAGCTCATCGCTCGATCGTTGGCTTTAAGCATCACCTGCACCGCTTCATGCCTTTTGACCGGTGCTTGTTTGTCGATGCCGACATGATCTGGTGCCGCAACCCGGATCCCCTATGGCAGCAGCTGGCGGCCTTTCCCTTTACGGCTACCGGATTAGAGCGCGCAGATTTCTTCTTTGGTGGGCCTAAGGGCTTAGGTGTTGTGAAGGACTTCTTGCTGGACCGCCGTCGCCGCACGTTGCGCCGCTTGGGCCTTACATATCTTCCCCGCGTGCAAGCCGGGATGATCTTTGCCCAAGACGCTGAGCTGACCCGCACGGTCTGTGAGCTGGCAGCTGCATTTTTAGCCCGCAGGACAGAAACCCATTTTCGCAGCCGTCTTCATGAAGGCCGCAGTGAAGAATCCTGCGAGTGGAGCTTGGCTTTGGCAATGAGCCAACTCAACTTGCCTGTTTTCCCCTGGTTTGCTGGGCAAAATAGCCCGCAGCTCGACTTTATCGAAGACTTGACCACCTACGACCCTGACTTCGAACAGGTGCGCTGCCGCTACTATACCGATCGCCTGGTCTATGCCTTGCGTGGGCTGCCTAACGCTACGCTTCGACGCCTATTGCTTAGGCTCTTTACCTGCCTTCCTGGCCGAGGGGATTATATGGAAGTGACCCCCTTTGCGCTGCATTTTGGTTGGCTGCACCAAAAAGCCCCATTTTATGCCTTTGCCACGCGCGTCTGGCATCAGCTGACCCACTCAAAACTCCGCAGCGAGCAGGTGCCAGAAAAAGTACGTATCTCCTGAATGCAGGCCCCATCCTGCACTCCCTGCCATTACAGCAAACAGCCAAAAGCCTGGATGCAGTAGAACCAAGGCCAAACGCATCCAAAGGCGCCCTTCTACAACCTGCCCTGCATCTCGCAGCGTACGTTGCAAACTCCATCCTTCACACAACACCCATAACCCCAGCAGTGCAGTTCCAGCTGCTGGCGACGCTGTGTCTAAAAGGCCAAGGGCTCCCATCAGTAGGGCAAGCAAAACCCAACGAGGCATAAGCGCAATAGTTAAGGCCTGCACATATCCAATGCGCCGCCCCCAGCGACTGAGCAGTGCCAATCCCAAGCTCCATAACCCAACGCCTATGGCAGTCCCGCAGAGCGTTAGCCCTAGCAGCAGAGCCGGATACTGTAAAACAAACAGTACCGTTTCCTGCACGTCCAAAGGCAACAAGCCAACAAGCCAGGCAACTGCTCGGCTTTGACGCAGCATCGGCACGCTGAGGGCTAGCGAGACGCCGAGCGCTACGCTTTGAGCTAAGCCGAAACTGAGGACAGCTCCCACAGGGAGATCCCGCCCCCACTGCACGGCCTCAATGTAAAAGCCGTGTGCCCAAAAATAACGCCTGCTTTGCAGGCGCCAAAGTAGCGAAACGCGGCGGTTGACTGCCAGCAGCACAATAGGCAGCCAAGCCAACATGACCTCCCAAGGCCATGGGGACTTAGGGGAATGGCCCATTGCAAAGGCAAAAACCCCCTGCCTGCCTGTAAAAAATCCCTGCACTACGTCACGTGCTGGCCGGGGAGTTCCTTCGCGGGCGTGCAGTCCATAGGGTTCCCAGTAGGGCTGATCGTGATGCAACGCTGGCCGTTGACGGGAGGCGTCACGCCATCGATAGACGAAAACCGGACCTTCTATCCAGCCCTGTAGGCGGCGCAGGTGCTGCTCGAAGTAGCGCGCCTGCGCCTCTGGAGAATGCGGCACCCGCAACCCACGCAGCGTATCTGCCCTCACCCAGATGCCCAACTTGCCTATGCCGACCGGAACGCGCGGATGGGCTTGCTTCCAGCGACGGAGCAGTAGCAGCGGATCTTCGGCATCACGTGCATCCAAAAGCACCCAGTCGACGGCGTGGCCACACCGATCGGCTTCAATAAACACGGTCTCGTAGTAGACGTCCAGGTCGGCTCGGTAACGCCGCACCTCTGCTGCGAGGGTCTCAAAGTAAGCACAGGCCTCAGGATCTGTCGTATCCACCCCTTGGGCTAAACCTATAGCCCGCAGCGAAGGATGCCCTCCAAGCTGCTCAAGCAGTGTCCAAAGCTGCCGACGCACCTGCGGAAGTAAC
This Rhodothermus bifroesti DNA region includes the following protein-coding sequences:
- the metK gene encoding methionine adenosyltransferase — encoded protein: MAYLFTSESVSEGHPDKIADQISDAILDAMLAQDPNSRVAVETLVTTGLVVLSGEVYTRAHVDVQQVVREVIRDIGYTDPRLRFDADSCGVLSSIHEQSPDIRRGVDGAPSGEQGAGDQGMMFGYACRETPELMPLPIILAHKLVRELAHIRKHEPHLMPYLRPDAKSQVTVEYEDDRRTPRRIHTVVVSTQHSEEVAQERIKEDIREILLPRVLPPELVDERLILHVNPTGRFVIGGPHGDTGLTGRKIIVDTYGGKGAHGGGAFSGKDPSKVDRSGAYAARHVAKNIVGAGLADEVEVQIAYAIGLADPVSIDVNTFGTGVVPDAVLVEVVKEVFDLRPASIIRNLDLLRPRYRATAAYGHFGREEFPWEALDRVEELRQAVARFA
- a CDS encoding TolC family protein; translated protein: MKSSRLWLHYACVATLFWGLAGRALAQPIDTLRLSLLEVLQRALAVSPDLQAVAAREAFAEARYDQARASRFLTQLRLQTAHAVAPGLKIPEDNAYPTDALYLNPEVRNDWAHVRPFNQLEVELIQPLWTWGELSGQIRAARYGTEVETASLRQKALEVAARSGELYYSLQLTAALLRLTRETGEIIERAKAEINRLLETGAPEVDDADLFQLRITEQEYLQRVVEAEERHRLARSALALQLQLPDTVALETTEVLLPVSFTLQPLETYLALAEAHRPEIQQAQAGLAAREALVDVARSEYYPKLFLGISGRWTYTAGRYRQPNPYISDPYLGESLRAGLGLRLSLNFGQTRARVAQAQAQRNEVAYQLEAARLLVRYEVEEAYRNVLIAKAALEARDRALTISKEWLRTEQINFDLDLGDTENLVRAVRENLELQARYYEAVYNYNRAVLRLLRAIGTLDENIRNGTVIE
- the fabF gene encoding beta-ketoacyl-ACP synthase II, translated to MRHPRRVVVTGMGALTPIGLSVPEFWENLLRGTSGAAPITRFDPTPFDTHFACELKGFDPLNYMDRKTARRLDPFAQYALVAADEALRDAGLDPAVLSPAEKARIGVVFGSGIGGMHVFQEQTTGYLRQGVRSISPLFIPMLIPDISAGHLSIRYGFRGPNYAVVSACATANHNIGDAFLLIQRGLADVVLCGGSEAPITEMALGGFNAMKALSTRNDDPARASRPFDATRDGFVMGEGAGALVLEALEHAQRRGARIYAEVLGIGMSADAYHITAPDPEGEGAALALQALLADANLQAEDVDYINMHGTSTPLGDVAETKAIKRVFGEHAYRMNFSSTKSMTGHLLGAAGAVEAIATILALVHQTIPPTINFEQPDPECDLNYTFNAPQKRSVRVAISNAFGFGGHNTAVAFARFEA
- a CDS encoding acyl carrier protein: MANDIEAKVKAIIVEKLGVDEADITPEASFTNDLGADSLDTVELIMEFEKEFDITIPDEEAEKIVTVGDAIKYLKEKIGA
- a CDS encoding MlaC/ttg2D family ABC transporter substrate-binding protein — translated: MSIGLLSGVLGVHSLWAQSTSPEAQRLQQLLESRDRQVKALLNAGPLTPERRARLKEQINGVVDFETMGRLALGPFWKNLTPAQRQEFIQVFSDIVREQSLADLDIYRAQVRYNRIEVRGDSARVLTTVTYKETPTQVVYLFTRRDGQWKAYDIIIDEVSTVDGYARSFQSVIRKRGFEALMNSLRKKQAQLTQSTSS
- a CDS encoding DUF721 domain-containing protein; the encoded protein is MNPRPLGAVLKEVIERLGLKSRIEAAQVVETWAALAGPQINRVTDAVWVRDGTLYVKLTSAAWRHTLHLQREQWRLRLNEALGKPLIQEIVFR